From a single Kwoniella shandongensis chromosome 9, complete sequence genomic region:
- a CDS encoding UV excision repair protein Rad23: MVKITFKTVQNKLFTVDAETSETVGDLKKKIQETQTFPAENQKLIYSGKILNDAATVESLKIKEKDFLVVMVSKPKAAPAAAASTSTPSAAPAETPAAPAPAAAEPAPAAPAVTETPAAAPAAESTAVESGLGGSFVTGPALQQAIEGMVEMGFERDLVVRALRASFNNPDRAVEYLMSGNIPQVEGLGQPAAPPAAAAPAAAPAPAAAPASTPAPAQPAAPSAPAPQTSAPGSAENLFAAAEAAMQRDRGVPAGAGPGLGGPPGAGAGGPGAGGLGGLAGAPQLQQLRELVQQNPALIQPLLQQIAASNPQLAQLINQNPQALYELLGAGGEGDDDDDFGGPQVMQVNLTQEEAAAVERLEALGFDRQMVLQAYMLCDKNEEMAANFLFENTEDDQ, from the exons ATGGTCAAGATCACCTTCAAGACCGTGCAGAACAAG CTTTTCACAGTTGACGCCGAGACTTCGGAGACT GTTGGCgatttgaagaagaagatccagGAGACACAGACCTTCCCAGCTGAGAACCAAAAGCTCATCTACTCTG GAAAGATCCTCAATGATGCTGCTACTGTCGAATctctcaagatcaaggagaaagactTCCTCGTCGTAATGGTGTCAAAG CCCAAAgctgctcccgctgctgCCGCATCAACTTCCACCCCctctgctgctcctgctgaGACTCCCGCCGCTCCTGCTCCCGCTGCAGCTGAGCCCGCCCCTGCAGCTCCTGCTGTGACAGAAACCCCTGCCGCTGCTCCCGCTGCCGAGTCTACCGCCGTTGAGTCTGGCTTAGGAGGTTCTTTCG TGACCGGACCCGCACTTCAACAGGCTATCGAGGgaatggtggagatgggttTCGAGCGAGATTTGGTCGTTAGAGCTTTGAGGGCCAGCTTCAACAACCCTGACAGAGCTGTGGAGTACTTGATGAGC GGTAACATCCCACAAGTCGAAGGTTTGGGTCAACCGgctgctcctcctgct GCTGCTGCTCCAGCT gctgctcctgctcccgCTGCTGCCCCTGCTTCCACTCCTGCTCCAGCTCAACCTGCTGCCCCTTCAGCGCCCGCTCCTCAAACATCTGCCCCTGGTAGCGCCGAGAACTTGtttgct GCCGCCGAAGCTGCTA TGCAACGAGATCGAGGCGTTCCTGCCGGTGCTGGACCTGGTTTAGGAGGTCCccctggtgctggtgctggtggacccggtgctggtggattgggaggtcTCGCCGGTGCCCCtcaacttcaacaactcCGAGAA TTGGTCCAACAAAATCCTGCTCtcattcaacctcttcttcagcagaTCGCCGCGTCAAATCCTCAGCTCGCTCAACTGATCAACCAGAACCCTCAAGCGCTGTACGAGCTCctcggtgctggtggtgaaggagacgacgatgatgatttcgGTGGACCTCAGGTCATGCAGGTCAACCTCACTCAAGAGGAGGCCGCAGCGGttgagagg CTTGAAGCTCTCGGCTTCGATCGACAGATGGTTCTCCAGGCGTACATGCTGTGCGATaagaacgaggagatggCTGCCAACTTTTTGTTTGAGAACACCGAGGACGATCAATGA
- a CDS encoding 60S ribosomal protein uL29, whose protein sequence is MASSSSKIRAFELQSKSKTDLLTQLNELKTELASLRVQKIAGGSASKLTKINTVRKSIARVLTVINHKQRDNLREFYKKSKYLPLDLRYKKTRAIRRRLTHKESHAITEKQHKKQIHFPQRKYALKA, encoded by the exons ATggcttcctcttcatcgaagATCCGAGCCTTCGAGCTCCAGTCCAA GAGCAAGACTGACCTCTTGACTCAACTCAACGAGCTCAAGACCGAGCTTGCTTCTTTGAGGGTCCAGAAGATCGCCGGTGGTTCCGCCAGCAAGTTGACCAAGAT CAACACCGTCCGAAAGTCCATCGCCCGAGTCCTCACCGTCATCAACCACAAGCAGAGGGACAACCTCCGAGAGTTCTACAAGAAGTCCAAGT ACCTCCCCCTTGACCTCCGATACAAGAAGACCCGAGCTATCCGACGACGTTTGACCCACAAGGAGTCTCACGCCATCACCGAGAAGCAGCACAAGAAGCAGATCCACTTCCCCcagagga AGTACGCTTTGAAGGCATAA